In Plasmodium chabaudi chabaudi strain AS genome assembly, chromosome: 9, the following proteins share a genomic window:
- a CDS encoding serine/threonine protein kinase, putative — protein MKKGFLLNKNLYDIDEKVIKCKEINGDGKYCKDDFEIYMHIGSGNFSDVFMVKLKSDPSKIYSLKIFSKEKVNRMNKVNSVLTEKQVITKLNSPGHSNVIKLISTFKDKKNVYLLYEYADYELWEFLKTRSIGVSENITFNIILQMVHALAYVHDKNVIHRDVKCENFLINKDGTIKLIDFGTSKDLDHIPMENNINECTTKGDELSQFSLKKDNNINKNLKNESEENTGILKDDESNNNVLDNDNNEELDKISNDDISKKCRNKEPQYNESFKCDNKSTTKCNNDNSNNLYDTMDSININKPNYRRKKTFDNYVGTANFMPPEALINKCSGKVRDFWSLGCTIYQLVTCTIPFDGSTEWFIYNKIKKREINYPPIIPLDLVDLIEKLITINPECRLGFKNGCEDVLQHPYFQKRINNSLNFKLPEISEAEKMYTYVINKYHKYICEKRELRQNDNSDKENNKQIAKMQENLLNQVKIYTIPDNEENESLILKNKIHKTIHFFLDEFHKQEKDEIEEADKWLKRYANS, from the coding sequence atgaagaaggGCTTTTTACTGAATAAAAATCTGTATGATATTGAtgaaaaagtaataaaGTGTAAAGAGATTAATGGCGATGGAAAATACTGTAAAGAtgattttgaaatatatatgcacattgGAAGTGGAAACTTTAGTGATGTTTTCATGGTGAAATTGAAAAGTGACCCATCAAAGATATATTCTCTTAAAATATTCAGCAAAGAAAAGGTTAATAGAATGAATAAGGTAAATTCTGTATTAACGGAAAAACAGGTCATAACGAAATTAAATTCTCCAGGGCATTCAAATGTTATTAAGTTAATTAGTACatttaaagataaaaaaaatgtatatttattatatgaatatgcTGATTATGAATTATGGgagtttttaaaaactcGAAGTATTGGTGTTTCTGAAAACATaacatttaatataatacttCAAATGGTTCATGCATTAGCATATGTACACGACAAAAATGTAATTCATAGAGATGTAAAATGTGAAAATTTTCTTATAAACAAGGATGgaacaataaaattaattgatTTCGGTACATCTAAAGATTTAGATCACATTCCcatggaaaataatattaatgaatgCACAACAAAAGGTGATGAGCTAAGtcaattttcattaaaaaaagacaataacataaataaaaacttgAAAAATGAGTCAGAGGAAAACACTGGTATACTAAAGGATGATGAatctaataataatgtattagataatgataataatgaagagctagataaaatatcaaatgatgatatttcaaaaaaatgtagGAATAAAGAACCTCAATATAATGAAAGCTTTAAATGTGATAATAAAAGTACTACAAAGTGTAATAACgataattcaaataatttatacgATACCATGGATTcaataaacataaataaaccCAATtatagaagaaaaaaaacatttgaTAACTATGTTGGAACTGCAAACTTTATGCCACCAGAAGCCTTAATCAATAAATGCAGCGGCAAAGTTCGTGATTTTTGGAGCCTTGGATGTACCATCTATCAATTAGTAACATGCACAATTCCATTTGATGGGTCAACAGAATggttcatatataataaaataaaaaaaagagaaataaattatccACCTATAATACCATTGGACCTAGTTGAtttaatagaaaaattaataactATTAATCCTGAATGCAGATTAGGATTTAAAAATGGCTGTGAAGATGTTTTACAGCATCCATATTTCCAAAAGCGCATCAATAATTCGCTTAATTTTAAGTTACCCGAAATTTCAGAGGcagaaaaaatgtatacatatgtaataaataagtatcataaatatatatgtgaaaaaagggaattaagacaaaatgataattcagacaaagaaaataataagcaaATTGCAAAAATGcaagaaaatttattaaatcaagttaaaatatatacaataccTGATAacgaagaaaatgaatcattaattttaaagaataaaatacaCAAAACAATTCATTTCTTTCTTGACGAATTTCATAAACAGGAAAAAGACGAAATAGAAGAAGCAGATAAATGGCTAAAGAGATATGCCAATTCATAG
- a CDS encoding GPI transamidase component GPI16, putative codes for MKGVKYFFLSIICVIYLAKAYVIDESANVLPLDNNLVHVKLKLDVNGKDYKDNFLPINLLKVLNYVKSLKINIKRGVYRNYYNNRYLDKYPYGFTLEVELKKGNNDNNKETENSEFSKHEIFILHQLLNEIWSITGVSTNLLKIKDLIKVHNKIFAFLPDESICTEYFSFIKKLYPCKDFGGLFNAINSTYLISKLSTNIGFELNDNDENFLLLYIDYITHHDQKKDVRIIDLIDSKYSLNDCPLINRNTLIVQNKNEGFISTIFKKHGTTNMFYENINLYNILQNPQQNILEEYINVNIVREEANSMITADIKKKQSSLLYIFQNLNANQNSDFLFVDKLPYHLTPLLHTIMIQGNAPNDYDKSNEKCNFIYFGETALKKFNFKFSNFDNIENIPKSGSFYYIHFEHNLPPLCKITIRFEVVKIRIRSFEFEFDIDRGILLGSGIFMQKRNHSLPENNDFMYKYTPSILIDIILPDTSMPFNVMAIATCVIMLFFGFIFKLTAKEETRYI; via the exons ATGAAAggtgtaaaatatttttttttatcaataataTGTGTGATATATTTAGCAAAAGCATATGTCATAGATGAAAGTGCCAATGTATTACCTCTCGATAATAATTTAGTACATGTTAAACTAAAATTGGATGTTAATGGAAAAGATTATAAAGATAATTTTCTTccaataaatttattaaaagtaTTGAACTATGTGAAGTCtcttaaaataaatataaaaagaggGGTTTACAGAAATTATTACAACAACAGATATTTGGACAAATATCCATATGGTTTTACTCTTGAAGTTGAACTAAAAAAGGGAaacaatgataataataaggaAACGGAAAATAGCGAATTTTCAAAgcatgaaatatttattttacaccAATTATTAAACGAAATATGGTCTATTACTGGTGTATCGACTAatcttttgaaaataaaggaTCTGATAAAAgttcataataaaatttttgcaTTTCTACCTGATGAAAGTATATGTActgaatatttttcatttattaagaAGTTATACCCATGTAAAGATTTTGGAGGGTTATTCAATGCAATAAATTcaacatatttaatttctAAGCTTTCTACCAATATTGGATTTgaattaaatgataatgatgaaaattttttattattatacattGATTATATTACACACCATgatcaaaaaaaagatgtTAGAATTATAGATTTAATAGATTCGAAATATAGTTTAAACGATTGCCCTTTGATAAATAGGAATACACTTATTGTCCAAAATAAGAATGAAGGTTTTATTTCAACGATTTTCAAAAAACATGGTACAacaaatatgttttatgaaaatataaatttatataatattttgcaAAATCCACAACAAAACATATTagaagaatatataaatgttaaTATAGTTAGAGAAGAAGCTAATAGTATGATAACTgctgatataaaaaaaaaacaaagctcattattatatatatttcaaaatttgaATGCAAATCAAAATAGTGATTTTCTATTCGTTGATAAATTACCTTATCATTTGACACCCTTACTACACACCATAATGATTCAAGGGAATGCCCCTAATGATTATGACAAgtcaaatgaaaaatgtaattttatttattttggtGAAACCGcacttaaaaaattcaactTTAAATTTAGCAACtttgataatattgaaaatataccAAAAAGTGGAAGCTTTTATTACATTCATTTTGAACACAATTTACCACCATTGTgtaaaataacaataag ATTTGAAGTAGTCAAAATCCGTATTAGGTCATTCGAATTCGAGTTTGACATAGATAGAGGTATTCTATTAGGTAGTGGAATATTTATGCAAAAACGAAACCATAGTTTAcctgaaaataatgatttcatgtataaatatactcCATCAATTCTTATAGATATAATTTTGCCAGATACAA GTATGCCCTTTAATGTTATGGCAATCGCAACATGTGTtattatgttattttttggaTTCATATTTAAGCTTACTGCAAAAGAAGAAACAAgatatatttga